In Rattus rattus isolate New Zealand chromosome 3, Rrattus_CSIRO_v1, whole genome shotgun sequence, one genomic interval encodes:
- the LOC116896468 gene encoding LOW QUALITY PROTEIN: palmitoyltransferase ZDHHC3-like (The sequence of the model RefSeq protein was modified relative to this genomic sequence to represent the inferred CDS: inserted 1 base in 1 codon), producing MMLIPTHHFRDIERKPEYLQPEKCAPLPFPGPAGTMWFIPDGCGIACAIVTWFLVLYAEFVVLFVKLIPSQDYAYSIINGIVFNLLAALALASHCRAMLTDPGAVPKGNAXKEFIESLQLKPRQVVYKCPKCCSIKPDRAHHCSVCKRCIRKMDHHCPWVNNCVGENNQKYFVLFTMNIALISLHALIMVGFHFLHCFEEDWTKCSSFSPPTTVILLILLCFEAPLFLIFTSVMFGTQVHSICTDETGIEQLKKEEKRWAKKTKWMNMKAVFGHPFSLGWASPFATPDQGKADPYKYVV from the exons ATGATGCTTATACCCACTCATCACTTCCGAGACATTGAACGGAAACCAGAATACCTCCAGCCAGAGAAGTGTGCCCCACTTCCCTTCCCTGGCCCCGCGGGAACCATGTGGTTTATCCCCGATGGCTGTGGCATTGCCTGTGCCATTGTCACCTGGTTTCTGGTCCTCTATGCAGAGTTTGTAGTCCTCTTTGTCAAGCTGATTCCATCCCAAGACTACGCATACAGTATCATCAACGGAATTGTGTTCAACCTGCTGGCCGCCTTGGCTCTGGCCTCCCATTGCCGGGCCATGCTGACGGACCCCGGGGCAGTGCCCAAAGGAAATG ATAAAGAGTTCATCGAGAGCCTTCAGCTGAAGCCTAGGCAGGTGGTGTACAAgtgtcccaagtgctgcagcATCAAGCCGGACCGGGCACACCACTGCAGTGTTTGTAAGCGGTGCATTCGCAAAATGGACCACCACTGTCCTTGGGTCAACAACTGTGTCGGCGAGAACAACCAGAAGTACTTTGTCCTGTTCACAATGAACATAGCTCTCATTTCCTTGCACGCCCTCATCATGGTGGGATTCCACTTCCTGCATTGCTTTGAAGAAGACTGGACAAAGTGCAGCTCCTTCTCACCGCCCACCACTGTCATCCTGCTCATCCTGCTGTGTTTTGAGGCCCCGCTCTTCCTCATTTTCACATCAGTGATGTTTGGGACCCAAGTGCACTCCATCTGCACAGATGAGACGGGAATAGAACAattgaaaaaggaagagaaaagatgggCTAAAAAAACAAAGTGGATGAACATGAAAGCCGTTTTTGGCCACCCTTTCTCTTTAGGCTGGGCCAGCCCCTTTGCCACACCAGACCAAGGGAAGGCAGACCCGTACAAGTATGTGGTCTGA